The Kogia breviceps isolate mKogBre1 chromosome 19, mKogBre1 haplotype 1, whole genome shotgun sequence genome contains the following window.
CTAGTGGGGATGATAACCCTTTTGCCAACCCTTTTgccaacccttttttttttttttacattttgaggtGTTATTGCAGGGACAGCTGGCTGGGGCTAGGTGTGCAGTGTGTGACCTGGCGCGGAATCCTCCAGGTGAGAAATATCTGCAGGCACAATGTCCCTCTCCCCGACCAGAAAATAATGACGCAGTATCCTTAGACTTCAAAGGAGTTAGTCAGATTCTAGTTCTTTTCCTCGGTTGAAAGCCTTGGAGAATCTCTGCATTGGAGCTCTTGCCCTAGAGATAGAGAAGGTGCGTTGTGTGTGCACGTGAGTGTGTGTTACACGTCCAcctcctgtgtgtgtgcacgcatgtcATGTGCACACATGTGAACGTGTCCTTCACGTGTATGTGCAtcacgtgtgtgtgcatgcgctCCGTTGCGTCACCTGTGTGTGTCCGAGCGCACCCAGGGCAGTGAAGGTACCAGCTGAGCTGAACCTGAGAGCCTTGGAAGACAGTCCATTTCTCCGGAGTAGTGGAATTCTGGTTGTTGTTAAGAAAACAGCTAAGCCTTCGTTTTGTTATTTGAGAAGCATTTGGGGTTCTTGTTAAAAAACAGTATCCGTGAGAAAAAATACCAGCTCTCTCAGGAATGACTGTGTTCCCTGGCCTGGAGGATGAGGAGCCTCAAAGGAACTGATACGCAGCCATCGGCCAGGTTGGGGGTGCAGGACACACGGTCCGAGAGGGGGTATTGCTGCTCCTTTGTGGTATGTAGGGCGGCTACAGGTAGTCCTGCTAATGGTGGCTCTTCTTCTTTTGAGACTAGCAGTCTTTTCCCAGGGGCCCCGTACTGGCTCCCTTGTAATCTATTCTTTGTAAGGACCTGGGACCACTGTGTCCTCTGTGTCCAGGCTACAGTAGCCTGATCTGGTAGCTCACAGCGCACCCCGCTTTCTCTCTTCGGTGACTGCCACTGATAAGGGGCCTTCTCTACTGCTTAAGGGATTGGAGGCCCCATCACTGAATGACTGGAGTCGGTAAAGCCCTGGGAAGccatttcagatttctttttaagtGGGCCTTGCATCCCATTCCTCGACAGCCTTTTCGAAAAGGACGGGGCAATTGTATCTCTAACCAGTGCATTCCTTTTCTGCTTCCGGTCCTTATGGGATCAGGGTCACAAATAAGCCCCCTCTCCGGACCAGACACATATCCTGGCAAAGAGGTCTTTTCCTCCCCCGAGTCTGGCCCTTCAGTGAtgccaggaaaggagagagatgaaAAAAGTAAAGCCTCTCCTTCTCCATGAAAactccctctctgcccacctgAACTTGAGCCTCTGCGTCATCAGCTTTCTCACGCTGAGCATCTTTGTCCTAGGGGAGCAGATGTTCATGGAGCCCAGTGATCAGGCTACAGCGTTTCACGTAATGATACTATACTCACTTGCGACCTTAGGAGAACCGATAATGTGTTCTATTCAACTTGGTTAAGTCTTGGTTAATATTTAGCTCTGTTTTTAAGCCGAGTCCAGATACCTACAACCTGACACGTCTAAACGAGGAAACTAGGTGCCCAGCCTGTGTTCACTCACTGCCAAGTTAAAGGAAAGGGTGGGCAGTCACTGCAGTTGGTGGTGGGAGTGGCAGGTGTGAAAGCTTGGCCTTGAGCTGTTATTCTCAGCCCTGATGGTCTGCCTTGGGTAACTGCTATAAAACCTTCTTAGCTGTAAGCAGAATACAGTCCCTGGTGCCTACTTTCTAGATGAGctgctagaaaaaaaagaaaaaaaaattagaggctCTGCCTATGAGAATGTTCCCAGAAATTCACATATTAGAAGCAAAACAACTACTTAGGTGAAGGTTTGCTTTGCTAGAACGTTTGATAGGAAATTTGGTGTTTTTGAATCTGGCAAAAAATATGGATTAGACAAGTGGCTGATTATAAGTTATTACTTATAAGCCCCAATGCTTGGTCCGCTaaattttgtgatattttttgtgGTGATGCATGTTTCAGAAACACTCATCAGACCTTCTGCATCATATAAGGAAACTTTTGAAGGTTCTCTTCCACCTTTCTTCAACAAGGCCAAAGTTCGTTTCTGTCTTTCATTGTAACTCGACGGTCTTGATTGGACAGCTACATCTGGGGCTGATTATGAACATCTATCTTGACAGCCACCTACTTGCTACCTTTGTCAATGACCAGGCTGTACACTTTTCCAGCACAAGGCTCCTACTTAGGGCAGCTGGGGCCGAAAGCTTCAATACCTGTATTCTGTCTTGGAGGAGAAGATGAATTTGTGTAAGCAGACTCCAGCTCACTGCCAGCTCTGAAGTTCCAGCCACCAgcctacattttcttctctgcctaccatttatgagaaataaataagtttatgcaaaaacaaaaagaggtaCAATTATAAGATGACACTGTAGGGAAAGTTGTTACACAAAAATGCATGCAATAAACTATtctatataggatggataaacaacaaggttctagtGTATAGCACATAGAActtattcaatatcctatgaaaaaccataatggaaaagaatataaaaaataatatatataactgaatcactttgctgtatggcagaaattaaTAGGactttgtaaattaactatatttcaattaaaaaatttttaaatgcatgcagCAAAATCACACATCATTACTCAAGATCAGCTACAAGTTCAACTCAGAACTTCCTAGCAGTCACAACTAATGAAGCGTGacttctcctcttttcttcttcataaaaacaagcaaaagaaagaaatgcagcgTCCTTCTATcctccagtgtccttgtcctcgtGTCCTCTTAGACTGTCCCAAGCTATGGCATGAACCTCACCAAAGTTCCAACCCCATGTCCAATATTACTCAGCTCTCTGTGTTACTGAAACACAAGCTAACATCATTCCACACAGGCCCCAATGTCCTATCATCTCTCCTGATACCTTTCTCACTACATCCGCTTAGGTGTAATCAGCTCTTCACCACCCATGCGAATGGAAGGTAAATAGTAGTTTGCATAACCCAAATGCTCAGATATCCTAAAATCAATGGAGTACATCACTTTTTATTCTCTCGTGGCATCCAGCAGATCTGTCTTCATAATTACATGTTGAGTGGAGGCTAGGATTAAATTTTGGAACTAAAATGGTGttaacatttaaatgaaaatgtgtatcccctttttttttttttttttttttttgtggtacacgggcctctcactgctgtggcctctcctgccacagagcacaggctccggatgcgcaggcccagcggccacggcccacgggcccagccgccccgcggcacgcgggatcctcccggaccggggcgcgaacccgtgtcccctgcatcggcaggcgggctcccaaccactgcgccaccagggaaaccctttgcTTGATTTTatgaaagaggagaagggaggaggaggagtgggagttACTCTCCATTAGTTGTGGCTGCTAAGAGGTCCTGAGCTGACCTTGCAGTTGACCTTTCCTTTGGTAACCCTGTGGGATTTTactgaatgcattttttttttttttggcatgtggcaacttagttcctcgaccagggattgaacctacgccgcctgcagtggaagcgtggagtcttaaccactggaccgccagggaagtccctacggCATGCGTTTTGTgtacctctttttatttttgcatggATTTATCTATCATCATTTATTGAACAGATTTTTCTGGGCCACAGTGCTTTTGGGAATGAGATGGCATGAATTACataggcagagagaagaaaaggagctcCGTAACCACAGGTGGAGCTCTTAGTCATTCTGTCAGGCAGTCCTTGCTTAGGGAGCCAGAAGAGGCAAGCTGCCTCCTAAATATGGTATAATTGACACATGAGACACCAAGAGTGAGGCTTTCATACAAACCTAGAGACGGTGGCATCCTTGCAAACACCTGAGCGTGTATTTCTTTGTACTCTGGAAATTGTGATCAGCCGATGAAATGGGCATCATCTCTTTTCTTACTGCTTGTATACAAGCCCATCTACAATTTCAGGGACAGAAAAATGTCACTGATGGTGTGAAGTGCCTGTCTGTAACAGTGCTTGAGGATTAGCCCAGAGAATCCGTGGATTAAAGGTCGATGTTTATTGTGTCTTTTGTGAGTGAGCAAGGTGGCATGGCCATACCTATGAGGGATGGGGCTCCCACCTACACACCCCTACatgctgcatatatatatatatatatatatattttgtgtgtgtgtgtggtatgtgggcctctcactgttgtggcctctcccattgcggagcacaggctccggacgcgcaggctcagcggccacggctcacgggcccagccgctctgcggcatgtgggatcttcccggaccggggcacgaacccgcgtcccctgcatcggcaggcgggctctcaaccgctgcggcaccagggaagccccctgctgcaTATTTATTGGCTGATGCACACGCTGATGTTTTAGGAGCAACGTCCTCAGGTCTTTCTCATGCCCTGTGATCTTCTTAGTGCCCAGCTTTGTATCCAGTTCTTAAAAAGCTGCTTTAAGGGGTTGTTGAAttccatttccatttcctttcattGGAAAGCCATgtctggcattttaaaaaaaaacaactgtttcATGGTTTCTCATAAAGGTGTAATTTTgcttcattcttatttattttcacagtgGGGAGAATGAAACTGTTTCCCTACAAGAATGATGGTCTATTTTTTGCCTTTCATGTTAGTGATTTCCACCCAACCCCACTCCCCTCCACAGCTccctaagaaaaattaaagcaatttgagaagaaaaaaaatgcaatctTATAACAAAGCAGGCCTCGTCTTGATAAATACAATAATCGATGACCACAACCATTTTAAGTCCTTTTGGGGAGATGAATAATTCTTTGATTATATCTAAGAAGACAGAACACATGAATTTATGTTCTGGCTCCTCAAataccttctccctctccctttttacTTCGATCTAACTTGCCTGAAGTTAATGAAGTAAATAcccaggggtggagggaggtttTGTGAGGCTGGAAGCTTATACAATTTACGACctctttaaggaaaagaatacaaaactatcttacttttactttttttttttttttttttacaaaaacatatGGCCATGTGAACATACTGCCAAAGCAAGACAGATCCCTGAAGCTTAAACTTTATTGGCTTCATGGTAAGTCCATTCCTGCGGGTACCATATTGAAATAAACGTCCACCTATACTATGCACGTTTGAACTTTCTACTTGTGTACATGAACTCAGGAAATGTAGGTCATGACTATACAGGGACTAGATAGGAACAGGCAAGTATAAATGTAAGACCACAAGATTACATATAGGGTtttaaacacacagacacacagatagggttttttctttttgttgaactTCAGCGTCTCCAAAGACCACCTCGCCAAGACTCTGAATTGTCTGCCTGCATTTAAATGTTCACTTTAAGGGGGAGGTAATCAACTTAATACATTATCATTCACTCAAGCGCCATTCTCTGAAGTGGACTCATGCTGAGCCATTCTGTATTCTAGAAGCCAGGTGATGGGTGAGGGAGGCAAAggggggcggggatggggagCACAGGGCCGGTTGGCAGAGCTTGGCGTTTGATGGATGGAGTTTTCAGGCCGTTCAGATACTGGTCTGGAGGTCCCCATTGAGGAGGGTCCTCTGGGTCTCCGTGGTCTCATTCAGCCGGGATCTGTCCTGCTTGCTGTCACTTCGTTCCCCGTCGTCTGTGCCGCTCACCTTGACCAAGCAGAGGACGTTCTGGAAGCTCTTCTTGAAGTTGTCAGACAAGAAGGCATACAGGATAGGGTTGGCACAGCTGTTAGCATAGGTGAGGACCACAACAAAGTCAAACATGCCCTTAAGGGCTGGGGTGGGACTGATGGCCACAGATACCGAAGAGACGTTGAAGATGTAGAAGGGGAGCCAGCAGAAAATGAAGACAGCCACCACAATGGACACCATCCGGGTGACCTTCTTCTCAGACTTTTTCCTCTTGGAGGAACCCACTCGGATCCCAGAGGACTTCACCTTGATGATAATGAACAGGTAGCAGAGACAGATGATGGTAAGAGGCACCAGGAACCCCAAGATGAAGGCGTAGATgatgaagcctgtgtaccacgcCCCAGACTCGCCTGGCCAGTTGATGGTGCAGCTGCTCCTCCCCCGTTGGTTGCTCCGAAGGCCGGCATATATCATGATAGGCAAGATGACCAGCAGAGAGGCCCCCCACACGGCCACGTTGATCATCTTGGCTGTCCGGGGTCGCCTCCACTTGGCCGACTTGATGGGGTGGACCACGGCCAGGTACCGGTCAACGCTCATGACTGTCAGGCAGAAGATGCTGGTGAACTGGTTAACGCCATCCACAGTCATGACCACGCGGCAGATGGCCTTGCCAAAGGGCCAGTGGACCAGAGCCACCTGCAGGGCCAGGAAGGGCAGACCCAGCATGAAGAGCTCATCTGCGACGGCCAGGTTGAGGATGTAAATGTTAGTGACGGTCTTCATCTTGGCGTGGCGGAGGATGACGTAAATGACAAGTGTGTTGCCACACAGCCCCACAATGCAGACCGCAAAATAGATGACGGTGAGGACTGCATTGCTGGCCAGGTCATAGTACGGCTCTGTTTGGTTTGAAATGTTGGCTGTAGCCACGGAGCCATTGAGGTCGAACGGAGAGGAAAGCCAAGGTTGGGTCCCGTTGAGTAGTTCGTATGCCAGATCCATGGCTGCCTGACAGCTTAGGCTAGTTCCAGCCGGCCAAAGATCTTATTCTCACCTTCATGGGTCCTGGACGCAGAGGATCCGCTGTGACATCtgcaaggaaaaaaggaaaattgattCATCAATCAGAGGCTACTTAAGTTCTCACCAGCCTTCCGTGTTTCTGGTTTGCCCTCTCAGATGCTCTTCACTTGGAAAGTGTGTTATCTTCACATCAGCGTGAGCCTACCGGCCCATTCTCATCAGCGTGCAGCCTTTTTGAGGTGTTTTTCCACTGGGGGAGCGGGGGGGGTTGAGTTAAGTCACCAGAGTTTATCTTGTCACCTTCGGTGATGCACACGTGGGAGTTGGCGGTGGCTGCAACACAGCGATTCCGAAGAAGCTAACTGGTCCGAACTGTAAAAAGGCAGAGCTTGGGGAGGTCTGACCTCAGAGGAGTCTGACGCCGGCATTCCTGGCCTTTTCCCCTTGAGGAAATCTATGTTGGCTTGTCGACTGCTTTGGAGTCTTTCCATTCTGAAAATCCCATCGTGGAAAAATCCCAGACTTTAGAGGTGAAAAAACCCTAGGGTTCACCCAGGGAGCCCACGTGACCCCGTGCCAGGCACTTAACCACTCTGGCTCTCGTTTGTTACAGTGCAGGTGTCATGAAGGTGAAGTGATGCAGTGGAGGTGAAAATGCCCAGCACTGTGCTGGCTTCATCACCAGAACTCTAAAACATTTTATCCTTTCTCCCTTTTTCATCTaccattttacttatttctaatttattgaaAGCTGCCTACACGATGAACCAATTTATAgtcttaaatattaaaagtaaagatctggcttgcttttgtttttcagatgtATGCTGtagttgatttttgtttcttccgtttttgtttcttattactCCATGCCTGAACTCCTCATGCCTCGGAGAGTCCTCTCCCAAGTCCCTCGGCAGGATGCTTATCTTTTCACACCCCAGAGAATTTGCCTGTGATCCCCTGATTAAGCATAAAAACAGGAGCCTGTGTGAGGGAGGAAGGCTCATTCACAGAAGTGAATTCCAAACACGGATGTCGCTCGTTCACATCCGCTGTCCCCTTGACCTTCCCAACCATCCGATGAGGTGGGGAtaatgatccccattttacagatgaggaaactgaggcttagagagtttaaGGAACTCGGTCCCATTCCCTTGTACATCATGGGTGGAGCTGGGATATGAACACAGGACACCCAAGTCTTCTGCACTTTTCACAGCATCACAGCTGCTGCTCAGTGGATTGGAAAACTAGTGGCTGATAACTGGGCTTGGGTTTGACGCAGCTGACTCCTGTTTTACCTCCATGCCGAAAAAATAATTGTAACACTATTGGCTTGGCCTAAGATATAGAACAATAGCTCATCACATAATTAAATGATTTATCTATGGTCGTTCAGAAAACATCACTGGGGTGGCTTCTTTGTTCTGGATACCAGGGATACAGGAATGAACAAGATATGGAGGTGACAACTTAGGAGGGGAGACGGGAAGGATGCCAACTCTTACAGGGTGTGAACTGCATGGAGAGATGAACAAAGGATTTAAGAATGCCTTTCTCTGCTGGGGGATTCAGAGGAGGCTTCACATGAGGAATgtttgagctgggtcttgaatACATGAAGCATGAAGCCAGGAGGGCAGGTAAGAGGTCATTCTGGGAAGACGGAGGCTGGAAAAGGGGTGATGTGCTGAGCTCTTAGCGGGAATAGTTCACTTGGGGGACACATTTCCTCTGAGCAGGGCGCTTTTCCTGGTGCCTGAGTGCAGACTGGAGATAGCTCCTTTCTGCTTGGAGAGACTGCTGATGAGCTACAGGGGGCTTCGCCAGCAACAGATGCCTCCGGATGCTTGCCCACCTTTGCCTCTGGTTCATTCTGCACTGCCAGGCGCATTGCTTATCCTTTCTGTGCTGATCTCCCGACTACACAACTGGCCTGGGCTTAGTGGCTGATCTTTCTGCAGAGTGCTTTGGGGACCCAGGATTCAATGTCTGCCCTGGGTAAAAAGCATAAACTGGCAGCTGTTAAAAACAGAAGCTGTGAAGAAACCATCTTTGGCATCCCTGGGTTAACACAGGTCGTTTCCAGTATCATTTCTATCTGTTTTGTTAGTTACTTGAATTCTTCTGACCCAGAATCTTATTTAAGGTGCCTGCATTGGAGCATACATTAATCACTAGCATTTTCAGGGTCCCAGCTATGTGATGTGCAAGGTCACACTCCTATGTCTGGGTAAAACTGAAGACCTCTGGGCTGCAGAAGCCCTGTGTAGGGCTTTGGGGATAGGGGTGATGATGCAGGCAGGTGAGGGTGGGTTGGTTGAATGCTGACCTCCAGCCCTGACTCCTCCGCCTTTTCGGCTAGAGTCTCACACAATGGGATGGAACTGCATAgggtcattgtttgtttgtttgttttgaaagtaGGCTGAGAAGCAGCATTCTCCACTTTTGAGAGAGGTAGCAACAGACAGAGTTCAGAGATTGGTGAAGGTGGCAGAGATGGTAAGCTGGGGAACCAGTCCGGAGTGAGAAGCCTCCTCCAAAGGAGAAATGAGTTTGAATCACAGTGAATCTTACTGCATCAACAACGAAGTCAGCTGCCTAAGGTCTCTGAGCGACTTTGCTTCATTTGCGTCTCATTGAAAGTGGAGTCCAGTGCCAGGCATCATTAGTTGCTGGATTGTGGTTAAATGTACCAGGAAGTTtggtttttctgctttattttttccagccTAAGAATTGTTAGATACTGGAAATGCCTGGTTGTTGGTTTCCTGAGACTGACTCCAGCTCTGTTGGAGAGGAGGGTGAGAATGGTCTAgagcatcccctcccctcccggagGGGCTGTGGTTCCCAGCCTAAGAATGTTGGGATGGGGACCACGCATCCGGGGTGGTCCTAAGTCCTGCTCAGCTTCAGtttttcccttctccccagcATCTTTCCCTGCATTCAGGCCCCACCCCACTTCCCTCGGGCCTCCTAAACCCCAGTGGGTCTCCGGGCGGCTGGAGCGTGAGCCCCACAGGTGGGGGGAGACTCAGTAGCCAGGTGCGGGCCACCAGGGTGCTGGTGCGCCTGGGAAAAGCCGAGGCAGCGCTGTTCGAAGGGCAGTGGGGCGAGGTGAGACTCCGGACCGCCCAGCTGGCTCTCCAGGCAGGCACAGAAAATCCTCCTCTGCGCCATCCACCTCGCTGGCCATCAGACCCAAGGGTTTCCTGAAGGATTCCCTGCTGTTTCCAGGAGGAGGAGATTAAAGACTGTCCTGCCAGCACCTTCGTCTCTGAAGGCAGAGGGGGCCGGGGCCTCAGGGACAGCTGGATGCGGGCGATAGCCGCTTGGGGATTTGGCCGGCGGCTCGCAGGCGCAGGCCGGTCAGAGATTCGGCCTCTCCAAACCGAGGCATCCTGTTCTCTCCGCCCGGCGCTGGGGAGCAGACCCTACACCGCTCGGGGTCCGTGTCCCAGGCCCGGCGAGAAGGAACAAGGGAGAAACAAACCCCTTTTCTGCTCCGCCGCCTCCCACTCACAGGCTCGGATCCCGGGTGCGCGCCCGCAGGAGCCCCGGCGGTGTCCCCCCCAACCCCGGCCTCGCTCTCCTCGCGTCCGGGCTCTTTTGCGGGCGGATGGGAGAGAAACTGTCGCCGTCGAAGCTGCCACCTGGACACTCGGCTGGGGGACCAGGACCGCACAAGGGCGCACGCCACGCACACCAGCATGCAGCCGTGCGGACACGTCCGTTCCAGCACACACGACCCACGGCGCCCCACTCACGCCGGGACACCCGCTGTCGTTCATTCCCACCAAAATCACCCCCAAAAACACGAGGGTGGAGAACCACGCACCGGGACCTACACTCGGGCACATCGACGCGCGCACCCCCATGCAGCGCAGATGCACCCAGGTGCCCAAGtgcttgtctctgtctctctctctcatacacagacacacacacacagacacacacccacacagcTCACCTTTGCTTTTCCGCTGCAATCCGCCAGCTCGGCTCGCCGGCACCCAGCGGCCGTCCGCAACCCAGCCGGGCGCGCAGCCGCTTGGCCGGCGCTCGGCGTCCAGAGCTGCCCGCTCGGCTCGCGGGTCGCACCGCCGAGAGCCCGCTGGGCCCACAGATC
Protein-coding sequences here:
- the SSTR2 gene encoding somatostatin receptor type 2 — encoded protein: MDLAYELLNGTQPWLSSPFDLNGSVATANISNQTEPYYDLASNAVLTVIYFAVCIVGLCGNTLVIYVILRHAKMKTVTNIYILNLAVADELFMLGLPFLALQVALVHWPFGKAICRVVMTVDGVNQFTSIFCLTVMSVDRYLAVVHPIKSAKWRRPRTAKMINVAVWGASLLVILPIMIYAGLRSNQRGRSSCTINWPGESGAWYTGFIIYAFILGFLVPLTIICLCYLFIIIKVKSSGIRVGSSKRKKSEKKVTRMVSIVVAVFIFCWLPFYIFNVSSVSVAISPTPALKGMFDFVVVLTYANSCANPILYAFLSDNFKKSFQNVLCLVKVSGTDDGERSDSKQDRSRLNETTETQRTLLNGDLQTSI